The genomic interval CGGCGGGTGGTGGCAACTATCAGACGATGATCAACGACGCCCTGCGCCGCGAAATGGAACGCAAACGGGAGCCGCTCGAGAAAATCGTGCGCCGCGTGGTGCGTGAAGAGTTAGCGCGGTCCAAGCGGCCGAGAGGATCGTGACAACGTCCGCCACTCCTACCTTCCGTTGCGGAGGCGGCTATACTTTATAAGTCGGCCAGCCACCCCCTCACTCACACCCCGAGTCCCCCGATGCGCACCATTGCCATCGCGCTCCTCTTCGCACTGTCCG from Gemmatimonadota bacterium carries:
- a CDS encoding BrnA antitoxin family protein, with amino-acid sequence MRAGYDFSKGVRGPVVPPPPGKTRITIRLDTDILDWYRDTVETAGGGNYQTMINDALRREMERKREPLEKIVRRVVREELARSKRPRGS